One region of Fusarium oxysporum f. sp. lycopersici 4287 chromosome 14, whole genome shotgun sequence genomic DNA includes:
- a CDS encoding hypothetical protein (At least one base has a quality score < 10), whose product MAARPTLTTTTARRLLKVWQKTTRRLWGLYTADQSREGKLHGLQVPNWIMDLGTASSRSIANEHQGQEAANTAESAANTA is encoded by the exons ATGGCAGCTCGTCCAACCCTCACTACAACTACCGCTAGAAG ACTCCTAAAGGTCTGGCAAAAGACGACTCGAAGGCTATGGGGGCTGTATACAGCGGACCAAAGCCGGGAAGGAAAGCTGCATGGGTTGCAAGTCCCGAACTGGATCATGGACCTTGGTACTGCTAGCAGCCGCAGTATTGCCAACGAGCACCAAGGACAGGAGGCTGCTAACACGGCCGAGAGCGCTGCTAACACGGCGTAA
- a CDS encoding hypothetical protein (At least one base has a quality score < 10) yields MAPEEILHRFKKIEEIVVRCSSRLSIAKSPAEIYEERTADIRGRITQSWTSLDLAPASEKSRLRDDIVELGGQLKELEINYEAGAQDEEKAYNQALQENVDMLCYELLEIIGPTKIESYLHSTSGEDTTLQGIVAREVYVSKGMPEDRYLSSTTTPAGNKRKRTSPESIGRKRRQTDKGDHRTDFDSSIISSTVTRSSQRRTRHRHRRYGDNRSTNGEDFEGITNPDAGSVYLAFWGKSKDWLAVLLLPMQNLPSVGISGSMESLGLAEVLPKCYCNEQGNFSWAEGYNDGESLVTEREFPVMYFDGQNFPAKSAVGWVSARDLRHFDATNKNSLVPHIQSVRKFLKARAEKRSPEQGVDGPKSEAPDTTERSSRVANNNPLTPLKVPRQLHRTQMPVPDQDQEESSPLPATQPVSPSDHVTPHGSPTQRHSLSDLRSEEEQQPRLDLGDVAIVCHELRRQLDEPCNLSEPASTNALSNATQEIRHDADLVVIHCNERANGATAPGENMRAGVFGLSGSEQALGDAVCPSHPPPKESFPVEPMSEPLKTPEFQATETSLSSPSIPNTSSAAPTQPAPLRVPQQHAQLEMGGPHSNQPTTNATCPTIEEGQQAHQAPNVVKSSNETSDVVVGMPHLRPVPCDAGHPYISHTGALYNFEASKSVLVLPPISSMLERGVNSHLSQEPFNQAPPLTDQPTFFPAPSVRVTTSAPSPSLPPPLLRAQPLSTKLTTQSSAIQASSSQGSTTQHVPALPPQGQSCDSFHTRVASSSTTPDQHHLTSSAGPTSDSLDGCNTQVSYGLDVTLPKGDWYKNLPRDLTEYLEKYQQDHNLSLGINGLRIQSGHYTCPFCSQPKRKHYVRPASFSSHLARHWASLMEKH; encoded by the exons ATGGCACCTGAAGAAATTCTGCATCGGTTTAAAAAGATCGAAGAGATAGTTGTCCGATGTAGTTCTAGGCTGTCAATTGCCAAATCTCCGGCTGAAATATACGAAGAGAGGACGGCAGATATCCGAGGGCGCATCACCCAGTCATGGACAAGCTTGGATTTAGCTCCGGCTTCAGAGAAATCAAGACTCCGAGACGATATCGTGGAGTTAGGTGGTCAGTTAAAAGAGCTGGAAATCAACTATGAGGCCGGCGCAcaggatgaggagaaggcaTATAACCAGGCGTTACAAGAGAACGTAGACATGCTCTGCTACGAACTACTAGAGATTATTGGACCTACCAAGATAGAGTCATATTTACACAGCACCTCGGGCGAGGATACCACACTCCAAGGGATCGTCGCCAGAGAAGTGTACGTTTCTAAAGGAATGCCCGAGGACAGGTACTTGAGTTCGACGACAACTCCCGCAGGC AACAAACGAAAGAGAACATCGCCAGAATCCATAGGAAGGAAGCGTCGTCAAACCGACAAAGGTGACCATCGTACCGACTTTGACAGTTCTATTATCTCTTCTACAGTTACAAGGTCTTCACAAAGACGAACACGGCATAGACACAGGAGATATGGCGATAACAGATCAACTAATGGCGAAGACTTTGAGGGTATCACGAACCCGGATGCCGGCAGCGTCTATCTTGCATTTTGGGGAAAGTCCAAAGACTGGTTAGCTGTGCTCCTGCTTCCGATGCAGAATCTTCCAAGTGTCGGCATTTCAGGCTCGATGGAAAGCCTCGGCCTAGCAGAGGTCCTCCCTAAGTGCTACTGCAACGAGCAAGGTAACTTTTCCTGGGCGGAGGGATATAACGATGGCGAATCTCTAGTCACGGAGCGTGAGTTCCCCGTGATGTACTTTGATGGTCAAAACTTTCCCGCCAAAAGCGCCGTCGGCTGGGTCTCTGCAAGAGATTTGAGACATTTCGACGCGACCAATAAGAACTCGCTTGTTCCTCACATACAATCGGTTCGCAAATTTCTCAAAGCTCGGGCAGAAAAACGTTCGCCAGAACAGGGAGTAGACGGGCCAAAGTCTGAAGCACCTGACACGACAGAACGGTCATCAAGAGTGGCCAACAACAACCCACTTACGCCTCTGAAAG TTCCTCGTCAGCTTCACAGAACTCAGATGCCGGTTCCTGATCAGGATCAAGAGGAATCCAGCCCTTTGCCCGCAACTCAACCAGTTTCGCCCTCAGACCACGTCACCCCGCATGGTTCCCCCACTCAGCGACACTCATTATCCGATCTTCGAAGCGAAGAGGAACAACAGCCTCGACTGGATCTAGGAGACGTCGCGATAGTTTGTCATGAGCTGAGACGACAGCTTGATGAGCCTTGTAATCTCTCTGAGCCCGCAAGCACTAACGCACTTTCGAATGCGACACAAGAAATTCGCCACGATGCCGACTTAGTAGTAATACATTGCAACGAAAGAGCAAATGGGGCCACTGCCCCTGGGGAAAACATGAGAGCTGGGGTATTTGGATTATCTGGTTCAGAGCAAGCCCTTGGCGACGCTGTATGCCCATCGCATCCACCACCAAAAGAGTCTTTCCCGGTGGAACCGATGTCAGAACCACTCAAAACGCCGGAATTCCAAGCAACAGAGACTTCCCTATCAAGCCCATCCATCCCAAATACTTCATCAGCAGCCCCAACGCAACCAGCCCCACTCCGCGTTCCACAGCAGCATGCCCAACTTGAGATGGGTGGTCCTCACAGTAACCAACCCACCACCAATGCTACATGTCCGACAATAGAGGAGGGGCAGCAAGCACACCAAGCTCCAAATGTGGTTAAGAGCAGCAATGAGACATCAGACGTCGTTGTCGGCATGCCACACCTGCGCCCTGTGCCGTGTGATGCGGGTCATCCATATATAAGTCACACAGGAGCTCTGTATAACTTCGAAGCCTCCAAATCTGTGCTTGTGTTGCCACCGATCAGCTCTATGCTTGAGCGGGGAGTAAACAGCCATCTATCACAGGAGCCCTTCAATCAGGCGCCACCTCTAACCGATCAGCCAACATTTTTTCCAGCTCCATCGGTCCGGGTAACCACCAGTGCACCATCGCCGTCATTACCACCACCATTACTACGAGCTCAGCCATTGTCGACCAAACTTACCACCCAATCGTCAGCTATTCAAGCATCGTCCAGTCAAGGATCAACTACCCAACATGTGCCTGCTCTTCCCCCTCAGGGCCAGAGCTGCGACTCGTTCCATACTCGAGTAGCGTCTTCGAGCACAACACCTGATCAGCATCACTTGACCAGTTCTGCAGGACCGACATCTGACTCGCTTGACGGATGTAATACACAGGTTTCCTACGGGCTCGACGTGACTCTCCCAAAGGGTGATTGGTACAAAAATCTTCCTCGGGATCTGACCGAGTATCTAGAAAAGTATCAGCAGGATCACAACCTTAGCCTTGGGATCAATGGTCTGCGAATACAATCGGGTCATTACACATGTCCTTTCTGTAGCCAGCCAAAGAGGAAGCATTACGTACGCCCTGCCTCTTTCTCGAGCCACTTAGCACGCCACTGGGCTTCTCTCATGGAGAAGCATTGA